The Deltaproteobacteria bacterium PRO3 genome window below encodes:
- a CDS encoding restriction endonuclease, producing MPIPDYQSTMLPLLQFVADGQEHSLREVIEGLADKFNLTELERKDLLPSGQQPVFDNRVAWARTYLSKAGLLDSTRRGFFKITPRGREALAKNPSKINVKFLDQFPEFVEFRTKKQEQKETTDILEAENLKTPAELLETAYQKLRENLASELLKIVSECSPAFFERLVIDLLVKMGYGGSRKEAGKAIGRMGDEGIDGIINEDRLGLDVIYIQAKRWQATIGRPEIQKFAGALQGHRAKKGIFITTSSFTKDAQDYVSKIDSKIILIDGEQLAHFMIDHNIGLTPISTYETKRIDSDYFNEE from the coding sequence ATGCCTATTCCAGATTATCAATCTACTATGCTTCCCTTGTTGCAGTTCGTTGCAGACGGGCAAGAACACTCTTTGCGCGAAGTGATTGAGGGTTTGGCGGACAAATTCAATCTTACGGAATTGGAGAGAAAAGATTTGCTGCCGAGTGGTCAGCAGCCAGTTTTTGATAATAGGGTTGCATGGGCTCGAACGTATTTAAGTAAAGCGGGATTGCTTGATTCCACTAGGCGAGGCTTCTTTAAAATTACCCCTCGGGGCCGTGAAGCCTTGGCGAAGAATCCGTCAAAAATCAATGTGAAATTCTTAGACCAATTTCCGGAATTCGTAGAATTTCGAACAAAAAAACAAGAACAAAAGGAAACAACTGATATACTTGAAGCTGAAAATCTTAAAACTCCAGCCGAGCTCTTGGAAACCGCCTATCAGAAATTACGTGAAAACCTTGCTTCGGAATTACTTAAAATCGTAAGCGAGTGCTCCCCGGCCTTTTTTGAACGACTCGTTATAGATCTATTGGTAAAAATGGGATACGGAGGGTCCCGAAAAGAAGCTGGAAAAGCTATTGGTCGGATGGGTGACGAAGGAATCGATGGAATAATAAATGAAGATCGGTTGGGTCTGGATGTCATTTATATTCAAGCTAAACGATGGCAGGCAACGATTGGAAGGCCAGAAATTCAGAAATTTGCTGGGGCCCTTCAAGGCCACCGAGCAAAAAAAGGAATTTTTATTACAACCTCTTCATTTACGAAAGATGCTCAGGATTACGTATCCAAAATAGATTCTAAAATTATTCTAATCGACGGAGAGCAACTAGCTCACTTCATGATCGACCACAACATTGGGCTTACGCCCATATCCACTTATGAAACCAAAAGGATCGATTCTGATTATTTTAACGAAGAATAA
- a CDS encoding DUF4263 domain-containing protein — translation MSRTPRKRKKRKSSKKNYVVVSTKSYGNKLKGTRIYFEGRKPQKLNPDGSIKFGKHILETLSAKFQNFKWIITPATNSIETKWGVTRIRISEKLLSKMYQEEWSRSRDIKNDIVRRFFSITFPSYFSDGITQTYVPGTLAGMLDKKIVSRLSTEDRDVIRKFIPEFVATEAVGTVTLLKASAEIKTLKELATDFEKEIDKDHGESWWQDYIKANILLMQQGYIKALDKLNLAIGETKFPDFSLITHDNYLDILEIKKPDTQILKEDTGRGNFFWTTEVSKAIIQTENYIDNVSRHGDALRSHLKDKFNLETKALRPRGIILVGDTRRFASQKQRDDLRLLSQGIKNITILTYDELLTRLKNYIVVLEQFSKKLSRPRLPLKATKKKKPGK, via the coding sequence ATGTCTCGAACGCCACGCAAAAGAAAAAAGAGGAAATCCTCAAAAAAAAACTACGTCGTCGTCTCTACCAAGAGCTATGGAAACAAGCTAAAAGGCACGAGGATTTATTTCGAGGGGCGGAAACCACAGAAGTTGAATCCAGATGGCAGTATAAAGTTTGGAAAACATATTCTAGAAACTTTAAGTGCCAAATTCCAAAATTTCAAATGGATCATCACGCCTGCAACCAATTCGATTGAAACTAAATGGGGGGTTACCCGCATAAGAATATCGGAAAAGCTCCTCAGCAAAATGTATCAGGAGGAATGGTCGCGCAGCAGGGATATCAAAAATGACATTGTTCGCCGTTTTTTCTCCATAACTTTTCCCTCATATTTTAGTGATGGCATAACCCAAACCTATGTCCCAGGGACACTTGCCGGGATGTTAGATAAGAAAATTGTTTCGAGGCTATCCACTGAGGACCGGGATGTAATCAGAAAGTTCATTCCCGAATTTGTAGCAACAGAAGCTGTTGGAACCGTTACGCTTCTTAAGGCTTCTGCTGAAATAAAGACCTTGAAAGAATTAGCAACAGATTTCGAAAAGGAAATTGATAAGGACCATGGAGAATCTTGGTGGCAAGACTATATAAAAGCAAACATCCTCTTAATGCAACAGGGCTATATCAAAGCTCTGGACAAATTGAATTTGGCGATAGGTGAGACGAAATTTCCAGATTTTTCCTTAATAACTCACGACAATTATTTGGATATACTTGAAATAAAGAAACCCGATACGCAGATTTTAAAGGAAGATACCGGGCGGGGTAATTTTTTTTGGACTACTGAGGTATCGAAAGCCATAATCCAGACTGAGAATTATATTGATAATGTTAGTCGTCACGGTGATGCTTTACGCTCGCATCTCAAGGATAAGTTTAATTTAGAGACCAAGGCTTTACGGCCACGGGGAATAATCCTAGTTGGTGACACACGACGCTTTGCCTCGCAGAAACAACGCGACGACTTGCGACTTCTCTCTCAGGGAATTAAGAATATAACTATTCTAACCTATGATGAATTACTAACCCGACTTAAAAATTATATAGTAGTGCTTGAGCAATTTAGTAAAAAATTATCGAGACCTAGGCTCCCACTAAAGGCCACCAAAAAGAAAAAACCCGGCAAGTAA
- a CDS encoding nucleotidyl transferase AbiEii/AbiGii toxin family protein gives MDKIHLLTPKERFPYFEKAAEQMGVTSPLIEKDYWVVWVLGRLFNITEIKDHLTFKGGTSLSKVYNLIRRFSEDVDLSIEKSFFGFSEDNSPEHFSSRKQRSISLEQLSQECGQYVQNKLLKSLSEDFSNELNSTDGWNLRIDKADDTNQTLLFDYPAITTAQTGYIQPSVKIELGARAEHWPVSQKTIRSYVKELVNDQVEEPAVTVKVLNVERTFWEKATILHQYANIPSDKKVPPRLSRHYYDFSCLLNSSAKSEALANQALLEKVAKHKEVYFPSTWAKYQFAKKGTLKLAPPDRISYELGRDYQAMREMFFEGPASWDEVMEGIKLFETEFNS, from the coding sequence ATGGATAAAATTCACCTCCTCACTCCAAAAGAAAGATTCCCTTATTTTGAAAAGGCCGCGGAACAAATGGGCGTCACCAGCCCTCTGATCGAGAAGGATTATTGGGTGGTCTGGGTTTTGGGGAGGCTTTTTAATATCACTGAAATCAAAGATCATCTCACTTTCAAAGGAGGCACCTCCCTTTCTAAAGTTTATAATCTCATCAGGAGGTTTTCAGAGGATGTTGACCTGTCCATCGAGAAATCATTTTTTGGTTTTTCTGAGGATAATTCTCCTGAGCATTTCTCGAGCCGCAAGCAAAGAAGTATTTCCTTGGAACAGCTTTCCCAAGAATGTGGGCAGTACGTTCAAAACAAACTTTTGAAATCCCTTTCTGAAGATTTTTCCAATGAGCTCAACTCGACCGATGGGTGGAATCTTAGAATTGACAAAGCCGACGATACAAACCAAACCCTGCTTTTTGATTATCCAGCCATTACGACTGCCCAAACCGGTTATATCCAACCATCAGTTAAGATCGAACTGGGTGCCCGGGCCGAGCATTGGCCTGTGAGTCAAAAGACCATTCGAAGTTACGTGAAGGAACTGGTAAATGATCAAGTTGAAGAACCCGCTGTCACCGTGAAAGTTTTGAATGTTGAAAGAACCTTCTGGGAGAAGGCGACCATCTTGCACCAATATGCAAATATTCCTTCCGACAAGAAGGTTCCTCCGCGTTTGTCCCGGCACTATTATGACTTTTCCTGCCTCCTCAACTCTTCGGCCAAATCTGAAGCTTTGGCCAACCAGGCCCTTTTAGAAAAAGTCGCAAAACATAAAGAAGTGTATTTTCCATCGACATGGGCCAAATACCAATTTGCAAAAAAGGGCACCTTGAAGCTCGCCCCTCCCGATCGCATTTCTTATGAATTGGGAAGGGACTACCAAGCCATGCGGGAAATGTTTTTTGAAGGTCCGGCCTCGTGGGATGAGGTGATGGAAGGGATTAAATTGTTTGAAACGGAATTTAACTCTTAA
- a CDS encoding RES domain-containing protein — MVVRVPPIRKVDWATFRLIPSRDPPIDVFDRVSDPDEFEVLYEIEAMTNDRLRAEQNLLRLVPKEEWVFGNNASYLMAPFLHLNPEGSRFSDGSFGVYYCAKNLQTALEETKYHREVFMKRTREKAMHLEMRLIQARLKGMFYDVRGVSGTPSGIYDPMSYGAGQKLGGSLRAQGGNGLLFKSVRDPFPKRNDCAAVFRPKTLSNPQVGGHFIYVWDGNKIVSVYEKQ; from the coding sequence ATGGTCGTAAGAGTCCCTCCTATAAGGAAGGTCGATTGGGCGACCTTCCGCCTAATTCCTTCCCGCGATCCCCCCATCGATGTTTTTGATCGGGTCTCCGATCCCGATGAATTCGAAGTCCTCTATGAAATTGAGGCGATGACCAACGATCGGCTGCGAGCGGAACAGAATTTGCTTCGCTTGGTGCCCAAGGAAGAATGGGTTTTTGGCAACAACGCGAGTTATCTCATGGCTCCTTTCCTGCATCTTAATCCGGAGGGAAGCCGATTTAGCGACGGTTCCTTCGGAGTCTATTATTGCGCGAAAAACCTCCAAACCGCCCTTGAGGAAACCAAATACCATCGGGAAGTTTTCATGAAACGCACTCGGGAGAAGGCCATGCATCTCGAGATGAGGCTTATACAGGCGCGATTGAAGGGGATGTTTTACGATGTTCGGGGCGTATCCGGGACTCCTTCCGGCATTTACGATCCGATGTCTTATGGTGCCGGGCAAAAACTCGGCGGGAGTCTCCGGGCCCAAGGAGGCAACGGCTTACTATTTAAAAGCGTTCGGGATCCATTTCCGAAACGAAATGACTGCGCCGCGGTTTTTAGACCTAAAACCTTATCCAACCCGCAGGTAGGCGGGCATTTCATTTATGTCTGGGACGGAAACAAAATCGTTTCAGTTTATGAAAAACAATAG
- a CDS encoding DUF2384 domain-containing protein: MNAFPVEKPTLTDEKMARSGLKAFFKVAELWGLNPQQQKTLLGVQPQSTFYKYKNLDVKKLPKDTLERISYVLGIFKALQILLPNEKSSDEWVKKPNSAPIFGGGSALDRMLSGNVGDLYEVRKYLDAQRGGWS; encoded by the coding sequence ATGAATGCCTTTCCCGTCGAAAAACCGACCCTAACGGATGAGAAGATGGCTCGCTCCGGTCTCAAGGCCTTTTTTAAGGTTGCGGAGTTATGGGGCTTAAATCCGCAACAGCAGAAGACCCTTCTGGGGGTCCAGCCCCAGTCGACTTTCTATAAATATAAAAATCTCGATGTTAAAAAATTGCCGAAGGACACCCTCGAGAGAATTTCTTATGTTCTCGGCATTTTTAAAGCCTTGCAGATTTTATTGCCGAACGAAAAATCCTCCGACGAATGGGTGAAAAAGCCTAACTCCGCGCCGATATTTGGAGGAGGCTCGGCCTTGGACCGAATGTTGTCGGGAAACGTGGGAGACCTCTACGAGGTTCGAAAATACCTCGACGCACAGAGGGGCGGATGGTCGTAA
- a CDS encoding long-chain fatty acid--CoA ligase: protein MFLRSMVEKGGVMAAIFETFEKSAKNNTLRPAIAFLKNGEKVHWTYRELLDRANRCAAVLRKLGLKQGDHVALISANDPNWSVVDLAVNKLGIVLVPIHTVLTVDQIAKVLDQSRSKMLVLGPGVEDKTAALLGKLPPCTDSVLFFEKSLKKGELPKGKQAHFLDELMKQAQPLPASDAPKVKGEDLSTIIFTSGTTGEMKGVLLTHRGLTDSTIFGNEPVEASAEDIVLSVLPLSHAFERNAGLLGPLFLGAQINYGRGLPQLVEDIQVFRPTRINAVPRLLEKIRAGVMDNLKKRSEGLYNVFLKVLEQSAQLHKKKSEKSAAALFHLPADRIGELLFYKKIRQKFGGRLRRIICGGAPIDPEVVEFFESIGIEVLQGYGLTEVSPTVSVNPRRRNKIGSVGLPLRCVEVKLGDDDEILVRGSTLMRGYDSEQATREAIDKEGWFHTGDQGYIDEDGYLYIKGRIKEMLVTSYGKNVIPSVVEQALEKSPWFLQSAVFGHGKAYLVALLVLNQEIVRREFSAPEYAALAWPELCRHPKVLQRAKEELARVQQELASYEQVKKFEIVPEEFSQDNDMLTPTLKLKRRKILERYESLVAGMYKGGD, encoded by the coding sequence ATGTTTCTCCGTTCGATGGTGGAGAAGGGGGGAGTCATGGCCGCTATTTTCGAAACCTTCGAAAAGTCCGCGAAAAACAATACCCTGCGTCCGGCTATCGCCTTCCTTAAAAACGGCGAAAAGGTCCACTGGACCTACCGGGAGTTGCTCGACCGCGCCAATCGCTGCGCCGCCGTGCTCCGGAAGCTGGGGCTCAAACAGGGCGATCACGTCGCCCTGATCTCAGCCAACGACCCCAACTGGTCGGTCGTCGACCTCGCCGTCAACAAGCTCGGCATCGTCCTCGTCCCCATCCACACCGTCCTGACCGTCGACCAGATCGCCAAGGTCCTCGACCAATCCCGCTCCAAGATGCTGGTCCTGGGCCCGGGGGTCGAGGACAAGACCGCCGCCCTCCTCGGCAAGCTTCCGCCTTGCACCGACTCCGTGTTGTTTTTTGAAAAATCGCTCAAAAAAGGCGAGCTGCCGAAGGGAAAGCAGGCCCACTTCCTCGACGAGCTGATGAAACAGGCCCAGCCGCTGCCCGCGTCGGACGCGCCCAAGGTCAAGGGCGAGGATCTCTCCACCATCATCTTCACCTCGGGGACCACCGGCGAGATGAAGGGCGTGCTCCTCACCCACCGGGGGCTGACCGACTCCACGATCTTCGGCAACGAGCCGGTCGAGGCCTCGGCGGAAGACATCGTCCTCTCGGTGCTGCCGCTGAGCCACGCCTTCGAGCGCAACGCGGGGCTTTTAGGCCCGCTCTTCCTCGGGGCTCAGATCAACTACGGCCGCGGCCTCCCGCAGCTGGTCGAGGACATCCAGGTCTTTCGCCCCACCCGCATCAACGCGGTGCCGCGCCTGCTCGAGAAGATCCGCGCCGGCGTGATGGATAATCTCAAGAAACGCTCCGAGGGCCTCTACAACGTGTTTCTCAAAGTGTTGGAGCAGAGCGCCCAGCTGCACAAGAAAAAATCCGAAAAAAGCGCCGCCGCCCTCTTCCACCTCCCGGCCGACCGCATCGGCGAGCTGCTCTTCTACAAGAAGATCCGACAGAAATTCGGAGGCCGCCTGCGCCGCATCATTTGCGGCGGCGCGCCCATCGACCCGGAGGTGGTCGAGTTCTTCGAGTCCATCGGGATCGAGGTCCTGCAGGGCTACGGCCTGACCGAGGTCTCGCCCACCGTCAGCGTCAACCCGCGCCGCCGCAACAAGATCGGCTCGGTGGGCCTGCCGCTCCGCTGCGTCGAGGTCAAGCTGGGGGACGACGACGAGATTTTGGTGAGGGGCAGCACCCTGATGCGGGGCTACGACAGCGAGCAAGCCACCCGCGAGGCGATCGACAAGGAGGGCTGGTTTCACACCGGCGACCAGGGCTACATCGACGAGGACGGCTATCTTTACATCAAGGGCCGCATCAAGGAGATGCTCGTCACCTCCTACGGCAAGAACGTCATTCCCTCGGTGGTCGAGCAGGCGCTGGAGAAGAGCCCGTGGTTCCTACAATCCGCGGTCTTCGGCCACGGCAAGGCCTACCTGGTCGCTCTCTTGGTCCTCAACCAAGAGATCGTGCGTCGCGAATTCTCCGCCCCCGAGTACGCCGCCCTCGCCTGGCCCGAGCTCTGCCGTCACCCCAAGGTCCTGCAGCGGGCCAAGGAGGAGTTGGCGCGGGTCCAGCAGGAATTGGCCTCTTACGAGCAAGTGAAGAAATTCGAGATCGTCCCGGAGGAGTTCTCCCAGGACAACGACATGCTGACGCCAACGCTCAAGCTGAAGCGGCGCAAGATACTCGAGCGCTACGAGTCCTTGGTCGCAGGGATGTATAAGGGCGGGGATTAG
- a CDS encoding response regulator, which produces MTAIQRILVIDDEAAIRKFLRVSLENQGYKIEEVATGKDALAVAIGFRPELVVLDLGLPDMEGLEVLKSLREWSKVPVVVLTVRDSERDKVQLLDAGADDYLTKPFSVPELLARIRVIERHREPEVSENPVFRAGGLEVDFATRTVKVNGDPVHLTATEFGILRLLWKNQGKVVSHRQILKEIWGPNSVEHTQYLRVYVGHLRKKLEPNPETPSLIVTEPGVGYRLILEP; this is translated from the coding sequence ATGACGGCCATCCAACGCATCTTGGTCATCGACGACGAGGCGGCCATCCGCAAGTTCCTGCGGGTGAGTTTGGAGAACCAGGGCTACAAGATCGAGGAGGTCGCGACCGGGAAGGACGCCTTGGCCGTCGCCATCGGTTTCCGCCCGGAGCTGGTGGTCTTGGACCTGGGCCTGCCCGACATGGAGGGATTAGAGGTCCTGAAAAGCCTGCGGGAGTGGTCGAAGGTCCCGGTCGTGGTGCTGACGGTCAGGGACTCCGAGCGGGACAAGGTGCAATTGCTGGATGCCGGCGCGGACGATTACCTGACCAAGCCCTTCAGCGTTCCCGAGCTGCTGGCGAGGATCCGGGTGATCGAACGCCATCGCGAGCCGGAGGTTTCCGAAAATCCCGTCTTTCGTGCGGGCGGCTTGGAGGTGGATTTCGCTACGCGGACCGTCAAGGTGAACGGCGATCCCGTCCATTTGACCGCCACCGAGTTCGGCATTTTGCGCCTGCTGTGGAAAAATCAAGGCAAGGTGGTCAGCCACCGGCAGATCCTCAAAGAGATCTGGGGACCTAATTCGGTGGAGCATACCCAGTATCTGAGGGTCTACGTGGGGCATCTGAGAAAAAAACTCGAGCCCAACCCCGAAACTCCCTCCCTGATCGTCACGGAGCCTGGCGTAGGCTACCGTCTGATCCTGGAGCCCTAA
- a CDS encoding sensor histidine kinase KdpD yields MGATDFMPSPSSENRPNPDELLAAIKKEEAERRRGKLRLFFGMAAGVGKTFAMLKAAQAQKMAGVDVAVGIVETHGRQETAALLEGLPLLPRKQIEYRGTVLEEMDLEAVLARKPRIVLVDELAHTNAPGSRHPKRYQDVLEILEAGIDVYSTMNVQHLESRVDLVQLITAVPVRETVPDSVLDLADQIELIDISPHELLKRFREGKVYPAERANRAMEHFFQESHLTALREISLRATAERVDQDLQEIIAEGRVQGPWGTGERIMVAVTHSPFSERLIRAARKMAVQMETTWIALYVDTGRALGEPEQNLLVKNLELARELGAEVVTTQDTDVAAAIQRVAAAKNVAQVVIGRPTRRFWRELFQGGSLIDRLARETRGIDVHVIRQPDPGKKPFRFLSPLKAEAPISAYWKTAAFIACTAALGWVLRDLIGYQAVGFIFLLMVMAVGLVASLGPTLFAATLASLIWNFFFIPPLFTFYIRRPEDIMMFLTFFVVAVVTGSFAFRLRRQQRALRQREEKTNILYEILKAMTLARGVDAVVKAALERMEEIFGGECCVLTRANLEHDDGPSFGAMALDEKERAVARWSFEHGRIAGWSTETLPMASSLAVSLKWGERKYGVLLFRPRSRRELTPEQENFLFVIANQIAVAVAKNEFEEEHNRGALLAESERLHQTLLNCISHELRTPLTGIMGAATALQEEKTAGDPAARGALVKEMIRSVDRLNRVFENLLDMTRLESGMLKINKEWFDIRDLARQTLKSLQLPLAEHRVVFREPEQGLYLQGDFQLLEHAVSNILLNAASYSPPGTVITVELRARLGFAVLSVADQGPGIPKEMREHIFEKFYRVPGTPAGGTGLGLAIAKSLVETHGGRIEAGETPQGGAEFSVWLPLPEAPAEIREATQ; encoded by the coding sequence ATGGGCGCGACTGATTTTATGCCTTCCCCCTCGAGCGAAAACCGGCCCAATCCCGACGAATTGCTGGCCGCCATCAAGAAGGAAGAGGCCGAACGGCGGCGCGGCAAGCTGCGCCTGTTTTTCGGAATGGCGGCGGGCGTGGGCAAGACCTTCGCCATGCTCAAGGCCGCCCAGGCCCAAAAAATGGCCGGCGTCGATGTGGCGGTGGGGATCGTGGAGACCCACGGCCGCCAGGAAACCGCCGCCTTGCTCGAGGGGCTGCCGCTGCTGCCCCGCAAGCAGATCGAATACCGAGGGACGGTCTTGGAAGAGATGGACCTGGAGGCCGTTCTGGCCCGCAAGCCCCGTATCGTGCTGGTCGACGAGCTCGCCCACACCAACGCCCCGGGATCCCGCCATCCCAAGCGCTACCAAGACGTCCTCGAGATATTGGAAGCCGGGATCGACGTCTATTCGACGATGAACGTGCAGCATCTCGAGAGCCGAGTCGACCTGGTGCAATTGATAACCGCCGTGCCGGTTCGCGAGACGGTGCCCGATTCGGTCCTCGACCTGGCCGACCAGATCGAGCTGATCGACATTTCCCCCCACGAGCTGCTCAAGCGCTTTCGGGAGGGTAAGGTCTATCCCGCCGAGCGGGCCAACCGAGCCATGGAGCATTTTTTTCAAGAAAGCCACCTGACCGCGCTGCGGGAGATCTCGCTCCGGGCGACCGCGGAGCGCGTGGACCAAGACCTGCAAGAGATCATCGCGGAGGGCCGCGTTCAAGGACCCTGGGGAACCGGCGAGCGGATCATGGTGGCCGTCACTCACAGCCCCTTCTCCGAACGATTGATCCGGGCGGCCCGCAAAATGGCCGTGCAGATGGAGACCACGTGGATCGCGCTTTACGTGGACACGGGACGGGCGCTCGGCGAGCCGGAGCAGAATCTGCTGGTGAAGAACCTCGAGCTGGCGAGGGAGCTGGGAGCCGAGGTGGTGACGACCCAGGATACCGACGTGGCCGCCGCCATTCAAAGGGTCGCCGCCGCGAAGAACGTCGCCCAGGTCGTCATTGGACGCCCCACGCGTAGGTTTTGGCGCGAATTGTTTCAAGGCGGGTCCCTGATCGACCGCTTGGCGCGCGAGACGCGCGGCATCGACGTCCATGTGATCCGGCAACCCGACCCCGGAAAAAAACCGTTCCGATTTTTGTCGCCCCTGAAAGCGGAAGCGCCGATCTCGGCCTATTGGAAGACGGCGGCTTTCATCGCCTGTACGGCGGCGCTGGGCTGGGTGTTGCGGGACCTGATCGGTTATCAGGCGGTGGGATTCATATTTTTGCTTATGGTCATGGCCGTCGGCCTGGTGGCCTCCCTCGGCCCCACCCTTTTCGCCGCGACTCTCGCCTCCCTCATCTGGAATTTTTTCTTCATCCCGCCGCTCTTCACTTTCTACATCCGGCGCCCCGAGGACATCATGATGTTCCTCACCTTCTTCGTGGTCGCGGTGGTGACGGGCAGCTTCGCCTTCCGCTTGAGACGGCAGCAGCGCGCCCTGCGCCAGCGGGAAGAAAAGACGAACATTCTCTACGAAATCCTCAAGGCGATGACCTTGGCGCGCGGCGTCGACGCGGTGGTCAAGGCCGCCTTGGAGCGCATGGAAGAGATCTTCGGCGGCGAATGCTGCGTCTTGACCCGGGCGAACCTGGAGCACGACGACGGACCTTCCTTCGGCGCCATGGCCTTGGACGAGAAGGAGCGGGCCGTCGCGCGCTGGTCCTTCGAGCACGGCCGCATTGCGGGCTGGTCGACCGAGACGCTTCCGATGGCTTCTTCGCTGGCGGTGTCCTTGAAGTGGGGCGAGAGGAAGTACGGCGTGCTCCTGTTTCGGCCCCGTTCCCGCAGGGAGCTGACTCCGGAGCAGGAAAATTTCCTCTTCGTCATCGCCAACCAGATCGCGGTGGCCGTCGCCAAGAACGAATTCGAGGAGGAGCACAACCGGGGGGCCCTCCTCGCGGAGTCCGAGCGGCTTCACCAAACTCTGCTGAATTGCATCTCCCACGAGCTGAGGACGCCGCTGACCGGGATCATGGGGGCGGCGACGGCCTTGCAGGAGGAAAAGACCGCCGGCGATCCCGCGGCGCGGGGCGCCCTCGTCAAGGAGATGATCCGCTCCGTGGACCGGCTCAATCGCGTCTTTGAAAACCTGCTGGACATGACGCGGCTGGAATCGGGTATGCTGAAAATCAACAAGGAGTGGTTCGATATCCGCGATCTCGCGCGACAGACCTTGAAGAGCCTGCAACTCCCCTTGGCGGAGCATCGGGTGGTGTTCCGGGAGCCGGAACAGGGGCTTTACCTCCAGGGGGACTTCCAGCTTTTGGAGCACGCCGTTTCCAATATTCTCTTGAATGCGGCTTCTTACTCCCCGCCGGGGACCGTCATCACCGTGGAGCTGCGCGCCCGCCTGGGCTTCGCCGTCCTGTCCGTGGCCGACCAGGGGCCGGGGATTCCCAAGGAGATGCGGGAGCATATTTTTGAAAAATTCTATCGCGTCCCGGGAACGCCCGCGGGCGGCACCGGCTTGGGTCTGGCGATCGCCAAGAGCCTGGTCGAGACGCACGGCGGGAGGATCGAGGCCGGCGAGACGCCGCAGGGCGGCGCCGAATTCAGCGTTTGGCTGCCGCTCCCCGAGGCGCCCGCCGAAATTCGAGAGGCGACGCAATGA
- a CDS encoding potassium-transporting ATPase subunit C, with translation MKSFVIGIRLAIVTIAIVVAAYTAVLLAVAGAIAPQTAQGSLLKNAEGIIVGSSLLAQKFTRPEYFWSRPSAVDYNASATGGSNKSPTSGDLTDRAAKTVAAYGATREKPLPAELAAASGGGMDPHITEAGALYQAGRVAQARGMALAEVEALILRQSFVSGGILASGRLVNVLELNLALDALKK, from the coding sequence ATGAAATCCTTTGTCATCGGCATTCGACTCGCTATCGTTACCATCGCCATCGTCGTGGCGGCCTATACCGCCGTCCTGCTGGCGGTCGCGGGCGCGATCGCCCCTCAAACCGCCCAGGGTTCCTTGTTGAAGAATGCCGAAGGAATTATCGTCGGCAGCTCCCTGCTGGCCCAAAAATTCACCAGGCCGGAGTATTTTTGGTCCCGGCCCTCGGCGGTGGACTACAACGCGTCGGCGACGGGCGGCAGCAACAAATCGCCCACCAGCGGCGACTTGACCGACCGCGCCGCCAAGACGGTTGCGGCATACGGGGCCACCCGCGAGAAACCCCTGCCCGCCGAATTGGCCGCCGCTTCGGGAGGGGGCATGGATCCCCACATTACCGAGGCGGGCGCCTTGTACCAGGCCGGCCGTGTCGCTCAAGCGCGCGGCATGGCCTTGGCGGAGGTGGAAGCCCTGATCCTGAGGCAATCCTTTGTTTCCGGCGGGATCCTCGCGTCGGGCCGCCTGGTCAACGTCCTGGAATTGAACCTGGCCCTCGACGCCCTGAAAAAATAA